The DNA sequence ACCAGATAACTATTTTAAGCCACTATCAATTAAAGACTCATTtgatatactaataaatattgatgCTCAATTATATAGTTTCTATTTGCAATCCCATATCTGCTCAGAAAAAAATTCTATGTACTAAATGTTTCATGACCTTGGAACACAATAACTATGACAATATGTAGATAACTACCAGGATAAACTACTATCAAAGCTTGTGATTTAGAGTAGACGTTTCTCATgcattttttatgttgtttggtgaatatagattttaagaaaacTGTCCTATGTAAACCCAAACAACTAATTATGATTGTGTTGTCAATACCATGATCCTATGCTATGATTAGAAAATTATATGTTTCCCACATATAGAAAAAATGCAGTTGCTCTGAAGAAtctgtttttacttttatgcCAAATGAACAGTTGCATACATTTCCAGAAGGAAAAGTGTATCAAGAAGATGCACCTATACGAAGGTTGAAGTGGGGAACCGCCAGTCTCATTGTTCGTGCCCCCGTCACTCCGATAGTTTTGCCAATAGTTCATCAGGGTTTTGAACAGGTATTCCTTCTGTCATCAATTTAATATGATGTACTACCATAGAAGGTTAGCCAATTTTGATCTTGCTTTTTCTCGTGCTTGGTGATCTAGGCAGATTGAGtaatgatttttaatatatgtagAAGTCATGAGCATTGAGCAAGTTACCAACCTATACTATGTACAACTTTCCTGGACTGTTTGCGAAGATCACTTTGAGCTTATTTGGGTTTTGACACTTATTGGGTCTTCTTCTCTCTATGAAGAAGTTTATTGAGCAAATTAAGGGCTTGGGTTAGGCCAATTACTGTGATTTCAAGTAAATTCTCATAGTtgtctattaaaaataattttgggaAGAGTTTGgcaatactttaaaagttgATCACACTGTTACAGTTATATCTGTTGTTTATGGTAGTAGCTGTTCCAGAAATCTGCAACCACGATTCACTACTTCCTTTATGAAGTTAACTAACGAATGTAGCGTTCTGCAGGTTATGCCTGAGAATTATATGTTTGGCAGAAGGCCACCTTTCCCTTTGTGCAACAAGGATGTTCGGATACATGTAGGCGAGCCAATTGTGTTTGATGTCCCGAAACTGAAGCAAGAGGCGGTAGAAACGTCGAGGGATTTATCATTCTCTCACTCTGGATGGCCCAAGACCATGTGTGGATTGGATGAGGCTGCACAGAGATCACTTTATACCAATATATCGGACCAAATTCGACAGGTCTTGGAGAGCTTGCGCACATCATCTCTCAAACTCAACTGAATCACTCTTCACCAAAGAATCTTCATTTTCTAAACTTTTTTGTATTGTTGTTAGATATCGTTCTCCTTATTACACATGAACATCCAAATCCATTTTTGCTATACTTGACTTTCTTCACGTCTTTTTATTCTCATAGATTCTCAATTAGGACGGGCCCAACCCCATAAATAATGGGGTTCTTTTTTTGGgtcattattttttgttataaaaatagtctttttTGCTTATCTCAATAgcccattaattttttctctatctACTGTTGCGTGAAAACAAGACAATGATagcatttccattttttggcACCGACATTAAGGGAGGAGTGTTAGCGAGAAGAAAGTTGGTGATTTGAGTATAGTAGATAAATGttgatagagaaaaaaaatagagatttaaaaaaatatattagatatgttgatttttattataaaataaaatgacataattattgtagaataattatgaattaaaaaagaatacatattagataaattgatttttattataaaaaaaatgatataattattGTAGAATAATTATGTGCGTGAATTGATATAGTGGTAACACAATTACCGTTCGAGGCTGAAGATCTTAGATCAAATGCATCGTACaattctattcatttgctAATCAAACTTTTATTACAAAATAGTTACACTATAAAAGTTGAGATTCTATTATTAAGTCATTCAGAAAGCTATCATGTGTTAATGAATCTTTTATTGGCATGCAGAAGTTGAGACACTAAAATAAGTGGTCTATTTTAACTCTTccatttgaaatatttatcatggacacgagatttaagaaattaatatttaaaagtttagAGAGaagtaaagtaggtggagaataaagtaagaagaattattattttttgctaaataaGGAAATGTCTCATTTATAGTTAGACAtttcaaaaaagaatatgaCTCGTTTATCTTGGAAAGACAAggatattactccctccgtccagcaATAGAAGTCTCGTTTTTCCGTTTTTGTCCGTCCGgcaataggagtcccggttctacttactatatttggaCAATTTAATTACCCTCCCAATTCTCAATAATTTACTACATTGCCATTAAAAAACACCACCTCCCCCAAAATTAACTTATCTCTCTCACTCTATCTATCCCTAAAATCACCAATACTCACTCTCTCACTCACCAAAATTCTCACTCTCTCGCTCACTAACATCAACACaactctccctctctctctcgctCACCAAAATTCGCTCTGTTGAAACCCTAATTCGACGCcgcctcctcttcctcctcccaatcgccgcctcctcctcttcccCACTCTAGCCTAAATAGATTATGTACCCTCTGAAACCCTATCCCCCATCTATGGGCTAGATTCGGCCGATTCGATGTCCACCGTAGTTCCTGAAACGCCGATGGTGGAAGTCCCTCCGTGGACCGATTCTCAGCCCTCTATGTTCCTTGAAACCCCAGATCTGGAAGCTATACTCGATTCGGAGCTTATCGTCCCTGATACGCCGGAGACCATGCTCGATTCGGAGCTTATCGTCCCTGATACGCCGGGTTATGAGAGTCCCGACTCCACTGTGGTACCTGAAACTCCGCGGGTGAAGAGGCGGCGGCGTCCTGTTGAGGAAGAGGAGTGGTTCAAGGAGTTCCTCCTGATTCTCTTGCCCGGCATGAAAGATCTCCTCTAATATTGTGAGTTTTGTAAGAATCACCCCCTATCTAGGGTTCGGAGATTCTGACTTGGTCTGTATTTAGGGTTAcagtatttttttgtgttgatttagcCACCCCCTTTTGGGTTAGGAGGCTTAATCTTGCCCTATATGTTGGAATTAGTAATGTTTGACTGATGGTCGCTCTGGAATTTGTTGTTGGTTGCTGGAATTTGTGCATTCTACTGCTATATGCTGAAATTTCTGATGTTTGGCTGATTAATCCAATTGTGGTGCTTATTTGTATGCTGAATGGCTCTGAGGGATGTTTATGATGGTTTATTGTTGCTATACTTGCTGCAATTTGTTATTGGGTGGTGCTGTGGTGAATTGTGGTGCTTATATTGTGTGAAAAGCCACCCCTTGATTAGGTTTGGAGGCTTTTATTGGTTCCCTATGCTGAAAATTTTCTGAGGGATGTTTATGATGGTTTATTGTTGCTATACTTGCTGCAATTTGTTGTTGGGTGGTGCTGTGGTGATTTGTGGTGCTTATATTGTGTGAAAAGCCACCCCTTGATTAGGTTTGGAGGCTTTTATTGGTTCCCTATGCTGAAAATTTTCTGAGGGATGTTTATGATGGTTTATTGTTGCTATACTTGCTGCAATTTGTTGTTGGGTGGTGTTGTGGTGAATTGTGGTGCTTATATTGTGTGAAAAGCCACCCCTTGATTAGGTTAGGAGGCTTTTATTGGTTCCCTATGCTGAAAATTTTCTGAGGGATGTTTATGATGGTTTATTGTTGCTATACTTGCTGCAATTTGTTGTTGGGTGGTGCTGTGGTGAATTGTGGTGCTTATATTGTGTGAAAAGCCACCCCTTGATTAGGTTTGGAGGCTTTTATTGGTTCCCTATGCTGAAAATTTTCTGAGGGATGTTTATGATGGTTTATTGTTGCTATACTTGCTGCAATTTGTTGTTGGGTGGTGCTGTGGTGAATTGTGGTGCTTATATTGTGTGAAAAGCCACCCCTTGATTAGGTTTGGAGGCTTGTGTCCATTCcctatgatgaaatttttctgaGGGTCTTATAGCATCATCCTGCATATTTGCATCACATTAGATTTGCACTATTTCTATacaccaaaaaaacaaaaacatcagACCCTAACCCAAAAAATAATAGGGGCTGACCAACACACCAAAAAAATCAGACTACCCTATTCCATAAACACTATGGCCTGACCAACACACCAAAAAGATCAGTCCACCCTATTTCATAACCATCACTTTGGCTTACTTAGAAGCCAAATGCATTTGACAGAGGGCCAATATCATACATTGACCCATCATTGTTCTCTGGCATTTGTAAGTAATGCAACACCTCTCTCACAAGATCCTCCTCCACTTCCAGCACTTTAGGCAATCCAACAGTTCTTTGTAGCCTATCCTTGTTGATGTGAGGAACTTTGTAGCCATTTCCACCCCTGCACTGTAGGATTTCAGTGAGGCAAGCCTGCAAGCTTAGGAAAACTTTATTGAGAGTTTGTGGTGAAAGCTCTGCAAAAGAGCTACACACATTCCCCACAAGTTCATCCACAGTGCTGCATGGTTTCTCATACTGCAGTGACTGAATTGCTCTAAAAAATCCCAAGTCTAAGATGTTAGTGTCAGGGGAATTAGGTGGTTGACAAATCAGTTGGATTTTAAATCCATCTGAGTTGGCAACAACCTGAAATTCTGGATCCATAGCTGTTATGTGTGGGGTTGCATTATCTTGCTGAATGTAGATGTCTTTGCTTGCCCAAATTGGCCACTTGGCCTTAATTGCAGGTATAATCTGGCATGAATAACAATAACATAGCTAAATGATGATCTTTGTTGAGTTTTTAAGATCTGATAGAATGGAAAAAGTTGCATACCTTGTTGATAAGGCAGTCTCTCATCACTTCCTTTGTGACTGAATGTAATGGCTTGGTTTCCATGGTCCCTCTGGGCCTGTTCTTTGACTTCCTCTGTGCTGGCAGTACTTCAGTGAAGGGAAATATTCCCACCTTACCATCATAAGTTGCCTGCCCATCCATACCAAAATGTGGTCTACTGACAGCACACATAAACATAACTTTGGTGATGAATCTCTTGGATTTGCATGATCTATATGGCTCATCCTCATCCGGCAAAAGGTAGTACCTGTCTGATGCCTTGGTCATATAGAACCATTTTTCATCTATATGCACTACATTGTGCATGCTCTGATATTGAACTCTACCTTGAGTAATTTGTGGCTGAAGTTGACTAAGACTCCATCTAACTCTTGCTAGCTTATTCATATTGGTGAGGGCAGGTTTGATTGCATTCGTATGTGGCCTTAATTTACCTTGCTTCACCCATACACCTACTGTGCTCTTGCTAACATTCAATTTGACAGCCATTGTTCTCAATGAAGCTCTCTCAAGAATAGATAAGTTTCTAACCTTTTCTTCATCAAGTTGTAATATGTCAGCATGTGTGTATCCTTTAATCTTTCCTTCCATGCTTGCAGGTTCTCCCCTTTGCATCTGCTCCTTGGCTGCCTTCCATAGCCTGTACACGGTCTTCCTACTGACCTCAAATGTCTCTGCTGCCTCCATTACAGCCCCTCTTGCAAGTACTCCATCATGGCTGTGCTTGAGTAGAAACTGCACCACATTGTTCTTGATGTTGCTGTTCAAGTGTTTGGTTTGCCTCTGCCCATTATCCATCCCTATGATGAAATTTCTCTGAGggatttaaatttacataaactAAGGGAGTTTTTTTTGGAGTTTCTCAGATTTTGGGGTTGGTAAGAGTGTCTTAAATGAGTGTAGGTGGTGTATTTATAGCTGATGTTTGGAGTTGTACTttttggaattcaaatttccCTCAAACTTTTTGTAGAGAGAAATTTGAACATTTCAGTTCCCTCCTCGTATTTTTAGCACTTTTGGAAGTGTATTTTGAACAGATTTGAAATGAATGTGATGAATTAGCATTTGAAAGCATTTTGTTAAtgtttgtgtaatttttaaattcagtttttctttctttctttctgtCCGTGAAACTCAAGACATAAaaactccaaaaaaaaaatttggcagCTTCTTTAGTTTTGGTAGAATAAGCCAAATTTGGCACCTTCATCTCATACCAATAAAACTTCCAACatggaagaaaatattttaacacaattgaGGTGGGTCCCAaattccactatcacacaccatttattacacactccaaaactttcttaaaacccgtgccttGGAGAAATGGGACTACTATtgctggacggagggagtatttttgttcATCAAccaataaatgtttcatttgtttttttactatttttagaaataaacttcacattccactaactttattgcattctcattttaatataatactccatccgtctcataGAAATATACCATTTGGATttaacacgagttttaatgtgtaattggtaaactaagagagagtgagaaaaagattgtcataaatggatatggactATTTGTGTGAGAcgaacaaaaaaagaaatacgacctatttctatgagacggagggagtatataaaattaggaGTCATCTTCAACTAAcatttttcactcactttcttttacaaattcttaaaacctgttTCCGATCAAAATTGGCCTTGTATTGTTGGACGAAGGGAATATTAATCATTAAACAACAtgtgttaaataaagagagaaaatagtattccctccgttccatagtaatggaggcaaaaaaTTTCGGCccggagattaaaaaaaattgtgttaggtgcgttaagtaaagagagaataaagtgaaaaatgaaaaaggtagagagatgaagatagaaaaaagtaagagagagtaaagtaggtgtggagaaatgtgttgacttttactaaaaagagaaatgactttattaccatggaacggacggaaatggaaaaacgcccctattactatggaacggagcgTGCTTGACAATTTCAATTTAACCGATTCAACTCTAACTTAACAACTCTtcattagtatatttttatatattgatatataaaagaaattttttaaagaaaatgtgaaatttaataacaaagtaaaaaaaaatgtaacacTATTATGAAATGGAAGAAAATGTGACAATCAAACAAATGAAAGTGAAAGAATAAGAATAAACTAGTTtgtgtaaaattaataaagaatgaaacaaaaaattgattgatatgtatataaaaatgatacgTCGAAAATAATAATCCCAAATCCACAGCAATTTCCTTGTGGCCTTATCGCCTTCACAACCCCACAGAAGTAGAAGTACGCCGTCAGGCTCTCCCATCTCATCCATTTGAATGGCTGGACTCCTCTCTGGTGCCTCACACTCACCGTTGATCCCACTCCGCCAACTATCTCCGCCCTCCATAACTTCTTCCTCCCACCCAATTTCCCTCTCCGCCCTAgcattcaaattcaattggGGAAATCCTCACCATTTCCGCCCTGGGCAAAGATTCGGAGCTTCTAGATTGACATTTCATCGGTCGATTATGCGAGAATCCGAGGCGAATTAGGGTTCTGGTGCCACAATTAGCCACGCCGAGCGGCATGGTGGAGGCGTTGGGATTAGGGTTAGGGACTGATTGGACTGACGGAGCCGCCGGTGGTGCCGAAATTGGAGGCGGTCAGAGTGAGCGCCTACGAGACGCGGTGGCGGAGCTGGTGGAGAGGAATGCGGCGTGGACGCGGTCGTATGAAGGGCTGCTGAAGGGTTTGGCGGGATTGGGGCTGGATTGGGGAAGGGTTAGAGAGATGTGCCCGCGGAGAAATTGGGGGTAGGAATTGATGTGGTCAGTTCGAGGTTCGATAGTTTTCAAGGGCTGGTTGGTAGACGCGCTTCAGGACAGATGGAATGGCCCTCAGCCTAATTAGTTACTGCGTTATTTATTTGCTAACTTAgattatgtttcttttttttgaatgaTTATTCATCGtgtaaaacattaaaattatgattagaatttttacttatatatagtttactcattgaataatactctctccgcatgataataagagtcatattttttcatttcgatcCGTCTCAAacaagagtcacatttcacttttatcataaatagtaagtaggtctcaaatttcactaacttacttcactcacattctattataaaattaatataaaaaagtagacttcatcttccactaacttttccaatccactattctttatatttcttaaaactcactTTTCCAATCcactattctttatatttcttaaaactcgtgtcaacaCCATACGTGACTCCTATTATGGgaagagggagtatatatatttacataaaacttttttttcttttaagaCTATCTCCATCCATGACACTCATCCAACCCAACCCCAatcaactttttaataaaatattcatttctctaTCCTCCTCAATTCAACCCCCATCAACTTTTTTACTTCCATCAGTGaccccaacccaacccaacccaatattttctttttcatatattttatattaatattttgatttataattaatttaaatatattaaataatgtctacaaattataataaaaaagtatatgattcaaatttaaaacaaaaaatattagatattcaaataattaaagcacaatataataataaattacacacattaaaaaatacaatatgataatagaaataaacaaaccaaaatacaaatgaagagtggaaaaaaaactagcttaaacaagataaacattagtacatatttaattgtttgtgCCAAATTTATTCCAAATGTGCTCAATCAAATCTTCTCGAAGAGCAATATGAGCTTCTCTATTGCGGAGTTGAGCTCGATTAGTCATATATGATGACAAGCTCCCGATCCGTTGAGTGGAATAGCAAAAGGCTTCAACATTTTCTTCATGTACTCTTGTATGCGTATCTTCAATAAACTCAGTGGCatcataataattttgatatgtatCACGTTCATCTTCTACTATCatattatgcatgatgataCAAGCCATCATAATTTTtcccatcaaaatcttatcTCATACAAGACACGGCCGTCGCAAAAATGCGAAACGTGCTTGTAGGACTCCAAATGCTCGCTCAACATCTTTTCTAATGGACTCTTGGTGTTGAGCAAACAACTTATGCTTTTGAGTTTGTGGGGAAGTGATTGATTTGACAAATGTAGCCCATGCAGGATATATGCCATCAGTAAGATAGTATGCCCTATTATATTGATGACCattcactacataattaaCATATGGTGCTCGACCTTCTAAGACATCATCAAAAACAGGAGACCGATAGAGTACATTAATATCATTGCACGAACCTGGAGTCCCAAAGAATGCATGCTATATCCATAAGTCGTATGATGCCACAGCTTCCAAAATGATCGTTGGTTTTCCACTTCTCCCTGTATATTGTCCAGCCCATGCGTTAGGACAATTTTACCACTGCCAATGCATGCAGTGTATACCCCCTATCATGCCTGGGAAACCACGTTGATCTGCTACAAATAGAAGTTTGGCCATATCTTGTTCATTAGGTCTTCTAAGATATGTGGCACCAAAACATGAAATAACACCATCAACAAAATGCATTAGAGAATCTCTTGTCGCCGTTGAACTCATCCGCAAATATTCATCGACGACATCGGATGATGTCCCATACGCCAACACCCGCATAGCTCTTGTACACTTTTGTAAAGAGGACAAACTTTGTCTCCCAGTAGCATCGCGTCTCTCCTGAAAATACTCATCGTTAGCAGTCACAGCTTCTACTATCCGAAGGAATACGGATTTGTGCATGCGAAATCGGCGTCGGAACACCTCTGGTCCGTACGTCGGGTTGGGACCAAAATAGTCATTGATCAAACGCTCAGCACCAATCTCGCGTTGCCTTTCACAATACCTTTTTCTTACTCTAGAAGCTTGGACCCCTGCAGTTAGATTGGGAATGTTAGATAACATATTCTCAACaattgtataaatttgatgattttgttgagaaaCTCGTTCTTCCCATTGATTGAGTGCAATGGTATTTGAATCATCAAAACTTGAATCTGATGAAAGTGATGAGTTTTCACTGGAAGGCATTTTTTGGAATTGGAGTAAGTAGTTGGTGTTATCTTCAAAAAGAATTCACAAGctatttataaactaaataCTATTTACAAGTGGCACAGAATTCATATTTTCACCTAGACATGTGATAGACACATTTGCAGTAATGCATGTGATATATCAATAACTTTAGTAGTATAATGCATGTGATATCTGACTCATATTTCCAACAAGACATGTGATAGACATACTTGCAGTAATGCATGTGACATATCAATCACTTTTGTCAGAACATGCATGTGATAAATAAACTACGCTTGTGACATAATAATCACTTTTTCCAGAAAATGCATGTGATAAAGAAATTACGCTTGTGACTTCTCAATCACTTTTGCCAGAAAATGCATGTGACATATGTTTCTGAAATCCCACTTACTTTTGCATGTGATAGAGAAATAATGTTCCTGGCatcttaataattatttttactagtaAATGCATGTGATATCAAACTCATATCTGCAAATCCATGTGGtaaaatttgaagtttgtGACATCCCACTTACTTTTGCAGAAAATTCTTGTgacactaatttattttacataaatttatgttaCATAAAGTGCAAACAAAGATCACACCAAATGAAGTAAATTAAGATCACACAAAACTaacattacataattaaaagcaCACCATACAAATATTACTACAACTAAGATCACACCAAACTACTATTACATAACTTGTTGTCACACCAAACTCATCTCAAACTAAAAGcatttattttccaaacacaatCTCCGTTAGGTTGCTTTTCATGTCTTGATCTTCTGGGGACAAGTGCTCTTTCTCCAACAACTTAAGCAACATTCTTTGGTACATCTTCATAGAGGGCTTATCCAGCTTTTCACGTTCTAGCTGCATAATGTATCTTCCTTCTGATTTTTACCACGCACACTATCTTCGCTTGCGTAGACCCAAGAAGACATAAGTGCTATGTCTTCTTTCACACCCCAACTTAGATTTTTTGAGCTCCTCTGATTTTTGTTCGCTTGTTGGACATCTCCGAACAAATTGCGGGTGATATTTCCAGACGTGGGAATTTCAGTAGATGTAGGAATTTGGCTtaaatttggagaaaattcAAGGTTTTGTGAATACTCcggatttgaaaaaaattgggaGTTTGGATATTCTGATAattgttgataattttgggaattttgaTGGTTTGAGAAACAAGGACGATAGTCTGGATAATTTGGATCCATGAAaccaaatttatcaaaacaagaatgaaaagaaagtTATTTGTTTGTGAAGAGTTTTGCATGCTTAGTgggatatatatagaaaaaatgaagcataataaaaaagtagcaaataataaagaaataaaaaaaaaataacaattaatcataaataaaatgaactaGTTCACGTGAATTTTTCAGAAAAGGAGCTGACATGAATGTTTGgaagaataattcacatgagtttgaaatgatatataaagacaaaaataatagtaattaaataaattaaaattaatcacttaaaataataaaaatttcataaattcacaatattcaaaatattcaaaagtatttagatttcatatttatagattataaTTCTAAGacatgtacattattaaataaaatagtgataatcaataattaatagtagtaaataagaaaagtaaaaataataatacaggGAACCAATGAAAATTCGACATGTGTCATTTGGCCTTCACTTTTGTATGGGCCGGCTGACAAGCCTTGAAAATGGGGGTTGGGttggataattttatttttgctttatttttaatactttctATTTTGTCTTTTATGCTCCACCCCCA is a window from the Salvia hispanica cultivar TCC Black 2014 chromosome 1, UniMelb_Shisp_WGS_1.0, whole genome shotgun sequence genome containing:
- the LOC125208635 gene encoding N-acylphosphatidylethanolamine synthase, yielding MEWAARRDHLRGVPRKMIFMAVGAFAKAVANLLNTTTVYNAETLLRLVRHRPSGVPLITVSNHMSTLDDPVLWGFKGFPITDVELGRWVLAAEDICFKNPLYSYCFRLGKCIPIRRGGGIYQEHMNEALDRLADGAWLHTFPEGKVYQEDAPIRRLKWGTASLIVRAPVTPIVLPIVHQGFEQVMPENYMFGRRPPFPLCNKDVRIHVGEPIVFDVPKLKQEAVETSRDLSFSHSGWPKTMCGLDEAAQRSLYTNISDQIRQVLESLRTSSLKLN
- the LOC125195984 gene encoding uncharacterized protein LOC125195984 — its product is MDNGQRQTKHLNSNIKNNVVQFLLKHSHDGVLARGAVMEAAETFEVSRKTVYRLWKAAKEQMQRGEPASMEGKIKGYTHADILQLDEEKVRNLSILERASLRTMAVKLNVSKSTVGVWVKQGKLRPHTNAIKPALTNMNKLARVRWSLSQLQPQITQGRVQYQSMHNVVHIDEKWFYMTKASDRYYLLPDEDEPYRSCKSKRFITKVMFMCAVSRPHFGMDGQATYDGKVGIFPFTEVLPAQRKSKNRPRGTMETKPLHSVTKEVMRDCLINKIIPAIKAKWPIWASKDIYIQQDNATPHITAMDPEFQVVANSDGFKIQLICQPPNSPDTNILDLGFFRAIQSLQYEKPCSTVDELVGNVCSSFAELSPQTLNKVFLSLQACLTEILQCRGGNGYKVPHINKDRLQRTVGLPKVLEVEEDLVREVLHYLQMPENNDGSMYDIGPLSNAFGF